Proteins encoded within one genomic window of Vidua macroura isolate BioBank_ID:100142 chromosome 2, ASM2450914v1, whole genome shotgun sequence:
- the BCL9 gene encoding B-cell CLL/lymphoma 9 protein isoform X2, translating into MAKHNAEDLIAMDSPKSKQEVMVRPPTVMSPSGNPQLDSKFSNQGKQGGSTSQSQPSPCDPKSGGHTPKVLPGPGGSMGLKNGAGNGAKGKGKRERSISADSFEQREAGTPNDDPEIKDCNSADHVKSQESQHTPHSMTPSNASAPRSSTPSHGLTATLEPASGQKTPSKVVYVFSTEMANKAAEAVLKGQVETIVSFHIQNISNSKAERNTVPLNPQITALRTEPKPLPQPQPPAAQDQNPPQNAKMQPTPPVSAPVSKPTGPPCPIDQDSPSVESKVMSVGSPANSTPLQTEGFGQSSTPNNRAVSPVSQGSNSSAADPKGPPQQGSGGDPSSLGENPDGLSQEQLEHRERSLQTLRDIQRMLFPDEKEFAGGQSGGPPPNAGVLDGPQKKPEGPIQAMMAQSQSLGKGSGSRTDGGAPFGPQGHRDMPFSPDEMGPPPMNSQSGAIGPDHLDHMTPEQVAWLKLQQEFYEEKRRKQEQVVVQQCSLQDMMVHQHGPRGVVRGPPPPYQMTPGEGWGPGGPEPFPEGMNMSHSLPPRGMAPHPNVPGSQMRLPGFAGMMNPDMEGPNVPNPASRPGLSGVSWPDDVPKIPDGRNFPPGQGVFSGPGRGERFPNPQGLPEELYQQQLAEKQMGLPPGLNMEGIRPGMEINRMMPSQRHMEPGNNPIFPRMPVEGPMSPSRGDFPKGIPPQMASSRELEFGMGPGSMKGDMSMNVSMGSNPPLVPQKLREAGVGPEEMMKLRPGVSEMLSSQQKMVPLPFGEHPQQEYGMGPRPFLPMSQGPGVGLRNLREQIGPDQRTNNRLSHMPPLPLNPTSNPNSLNTAPPAQRSLGRKPLDISAAGQVHSPGINPLKSPTMRQVQSPMMGSPSGNLKSPQTPSQLAGMLAGPTAAAAAASIKSPPVLGSAAASPVHLKSPSLPAPSPGWTSSPKPPLQSPGIPPNHKASLTMSSPAMLGNVESGGPPPSTVSQSAPATLPGNLPSSSPYTMPPEPTLSQNPLSIMMSRMSKFAMPSSTPLYHDAIKTVASSDDDSPPARSPNLPPMNSVPGMGINSQNPRISGPNPVGPMPTLSPMGMTQPLSHNNQMPSPNAMGPNIPPHGVPVGPGLMSHNPMMGHGSQESPMVPQGRLGFPQGFPPVQSPPQQVPFPHNGPSGGQGNFPAGMGFHGEGPLGRPSNLPQSSTDPALCKTGGPGGPDSFTVLGNNMPSVFTDPELQEVIHPGATGIPEFDLSRIIPSEKPSQTLQYFPRGEVPGRKQPQGPGPGFSHMQGMIGEQTPRMGLTLPGMGGPGPVGTPDIPLGTAPSMPGHNPMRPPAFLQQGMMGPHHRMMSPAQPAMPGQPALMSNPVAAVGMIPGKDRAPAGLYSHPGPVGSPGMMMSMQGMMGPQQNIMIPPQMRPRGMAADVGMGGFSQGPGNPGNMMF; encoded by the exons ATGGCAAAACACAATGCAGAAGATCTGATAGCAATGGA tAGCCCCAAATCAAAGCAGGAGGTGATGGTCCGTCCCCCTACAGTGATGTCCCCGTCTGGCAACCCTCAGCTGGATTCCAAATTTTCCAACCAAGGCAAACAAGGGGGCTCCACCAGCCAATCCCAGCCCTCTCCCTGTGACCCCAAAAGTGGAGGTCACACCCCCAAAGTGCTCCCGGGCCCGGGTGGGAGTATGGGGCTGAAGAACGGGGCTGGAAATGGTGccaaggggaaggggaagagagagaggagcaTTTCGGCAGACTCTTTTGAACAGAGGGAAGCTGGGACTCCTAATGATGACCCAGAAATCAAAG ACTGCAATTCTGCTGATCATGTGAAGTCCCAGGAGTCTCAGCACACACCACACTCCATGACTCCTTCAAATGCTTCAGCCCCAAGGTCTTCCACACCTTCCCATGGTCTGACTGCCACTTTGGAACCAGCAAGTGGGCAGAAGACTCCATCCAAAGTGGTTTACGTCTTTTCTACTGAGATGGCCAACAA GGCTGCAGAAGCTGTGCTGAAGGGACAGGTGGAAACCATCGTGTCCTTTCATATCCAGAACATCTCAAACAGCAAGGCGGAACGAAACACTGTACCCTTG AATCCTCAGATCACTGCACTTCGGACTGAACCCAAgcccctgccacagccccagccccctgctGCCCAGGACCAGAACCCTCCCCAGAACGCCAAAATGCAGCCGACTCCACCCGTGTCAGCGCCAGTATCCAAACCCACTGGCCCCCCATGTCCCATAGATCAGGACAGTCCCAGTGTGGAAAGCAAAGTGATGTCTGTGGGCAGCCCTGCCAACTCTACCCCGTTGCAGACAGAAGGATTCGGGCAGAGTTCAACCCCCAATAATCGAGCAGTTAGCCCAGTTTCCCAAGGTAGCAATAGCTCTGCTGCGGACCCCAAAGGTCCTCCCCAGCAGGGGTCTGGTGGGGACCCATCCAGTTTGGGTGAGAATCCCGATGGACTGtcacaggagcagctggagcaccGAGAGCGCTCGTTGCAGACCCTGAGAGACATCCAGCGCATGCTCTTCCCTGATGAGAAGGAGTTTGCAGGAGGACAAAGTGGAGGGCCACCCCCAAATGCTGGGGTGCTGGATGGTCCCCAAAAGAAACCTGAAGGGCCGATACAGGCTATGATGGCTCAATCCCAAAGTTTAGGCAAAGGGTCGGGGTCTCGGACAGATGGAGGGGCTCCGTTTGGCCCTcaaggacacagggacatgccTTTTTCCCCAGATGAAATGGGGCCACCACCAATGAACTCCCAGTCAGGAGCCATAGGTCCAGACCACCTGGACCATATGACTCCTGAGCAGGTGGCCTGGCTCAAGCTGCAGCAGGAGTTTTAcgaggagaagagaaggaagcaaGAGCAGGTGGTTGTGCAGCAGTGTTCCCTGCAGGACATGATGGTCCACCAGCATGGTCCTCGTGGGGTGGTCCGAGGTCCTCCCCCTCCCTACCAGATGACGCCTGGTGAGGGTTGGGGACCTGGGGGTCCAGAGCCCTTCCCTGAAGGCATGAACATGTCACACTCTTTGCCCCCCAGGGGCATGGCCCCTCATCCCAACGTGCCCGGGAGCCAGATGCGCCTGCCTGGTTTTGCAGGAATGATGAACCCTGACATGGAAGGCCCCAATGTCCCGAATCCCGCCTCACGGCCTGGGCTTTCAGGAGTTAGTTGGCCAGATGATGTGCCAAAAATCCCAGATGGGCGAAACTTCCCTCCTGGTCAGGGTGTCTTCAGTGGCCCTGGCCGAGGGGAGCGGTTCCCAAATCCGCAGGGCCTGCCTGAAGAGCTCtatcagcagcagctggctgagaAACAGATGGGCCTTCCTCCTGGTCTGAACATGGAAGGCATCAGGCCTGGCATGGAGATCAACAGAATGATGCCCTCCCAGAGACACATGGAGCCTGGGAACAACCCCATCTTCCCTCGCATGCCGGTAGAAGGACCGATGAGCCCCTCTAGGGGGGACTTCCCAAAAGGAATACCCCCACAAATGGCTTCTAGCAGGGAGCTGGAGTTTGGGATGGGCCCCGGCAGCATGAAGGGGGACATGAGCATGAATGTCAGCATGGGCTCCAACCCACCCCTGGTCCCTCAGAagctgagggaggcaggagTCGGGCcggaagagatgatgaagctGCGCCCTGGTGTCTCGGAGATGCTCTCCTCTCAGCAGAAAATGGTGCCGCTGCCGTTCGGGGAGCACCCGCAGCAGGAGTATGGCATGGGTCCCAGGCCTTTCCTTCCCATGTCTCAGGGCCCAGGAGTCGGTCTCCGGAATCTCAGAGAACAGATTGGGCCCGACCAAAGGACTAACAACCGGCTCAGCCACATGCCGCCACTACCTCTCAATCCCACCAGTAACCCGAATAGCCTCAACACTGCTCCCCCTGCGCAGCGCAGCCTCGGCCGCAAGCCCTTGGATATCTCTGCAGCCGGTCAGGTGCATTCGCCAGGAATCAACCCCCTGAAGTCCCCCACGATGCGCCAGGTCCAGTCTCCCATGATGGGGTCTCCCTCGGGGAACCTCAAGTCCCCTCAGACGCCCTCCCAGCTGGCAGGAATGCTCGCGGgccccactgctgcagctgctgctgcctccattAAATCCCCCCCTGTCTTGGggtctgctgctgcttctcctgtcCACCTCAAGTCTCCGTCTCTCCCCGCACCTTCTCCTGGATGGACTTCATCTCCAAAGCCTCCTTTGCAGAGCCCTGGGATTCCCCCGAACCACAAGGCGTCTCTAACCATGTCTTCTCCAGCCATGCTGGGGAACGTGGAGTCGG gcgGTCCACCTCCTTCCACAGTCAGCCAGTCTGCTCCTGCGACTCTCCCTGGAAATCTTCCCTCTAGCAGTCCTTACACAATGCCTCCAGAGCCAACCCTCTCCCAGAATCCCCTCTCCATCATGATGTCCAGGATGTCCAAATTTGCCATGCCCAGCTCTACGCCACTCTATCATGATGCCATCAAAACTGTGGCCAGCTCAGATGACGACTCCCCTCCAGCACGCTCCCCAAACTTGCCACCTATGAACAGCGTACCAG GAATGGGCATTAATTCTCAGAATCCTCGAATTTCAGGTCCAAACCCAGTGGGTCCAATGCCAACCCTTAGCCCAATGGGAATGACCCAGCCTCTTTCCCATAACAACCAGATGCCCTCTCCAAATGCTATGGGACCCAATATACCTCCTCACGGGGTCCCCGTGGGACCCGGCCTGATGTCACACAACCCAATGATGGGGCATGGTTCCCAGGAGTCTCCAATGGTACCTCAAGGACGCCTGGGCTTCCCGCAGGGGTTTCCTCCCGTACAGTCCCCTCCACAGCAGGTGCCATTCCCACACAACGGGCCCAGCGGTGGACAAGGCAATTTCCCAGCGGGAATGGGCTTCCACGGAGAAGGACCTCTGGGGCGTCCTAGCAACCTGCCCCAAAGTTCGACAGATCCAGCACTTTGCAAGACTGGAGGCCCTGGAGGTCCAGACTCCTTCACTGTTCTTGGAAACAACATGCCTTCGGTTTTCACTgatccagagctgcaggaggtgaTCCATCCTGGAGCCACGGGAATACCTGAGTTTGACCTGTCCAGGATTATCCCATCGGAGAAGCCCAGCCAGACACTACAGTATTTCCCTCGTGGGGAGGTGCCAGGCCGCAAGCAGCCGCAGGGTCCCGGGCCTGGCTTCTCCCACATGCAGGGGATGATAGGAGAGCAGACTCCAAGGATGGGACTAACATTGCCCGGCATGGGGGGCCCCGGGCCGGTGGGAACTCCGGATATCCCTCTCGGCACGGCTCCGTCCATGCCCGGTCACAACCCGATGAGGCCGCCggccttcctgcagcagggcatGATGGGGCCGCACCACCGCATGatgtcaccagcacagcccgCCATGCCCGGCCAGCCCGCGCTCATGAGCAACCCCGTGGCCGCCGTGGGCATGATCCCGGGCAAGGACCGAGCCCCCGCCGGGCTGTACAGCCACCCGGGCCCTGTGGGGTCACCTGGGATGATGATGTCAATGCAGGGCATGATGGGACCCCAACAAAACATCATGATTCCCCCCCAGATGAGGCCCCGAGGTATGGCTGCTGATGTTGGCATGGGAGGATTTAGCCAAGGCCCTGGAAACCCAGGGAACATGATGTTTTAA